DNA sequence from the Malus domestica chromosome 11, GDT2T_hap1 genome:
ccatgagcggtaggtctcggatTCGaaacttgggagcagcctcttcataaatgAAGGTAAGGCTAgctgacattcacctctcctaaactctgcgtaaagcgggagccttgtgcaatgggtacgaccttttacaTGTTGAATAActgttattgacacttcaaaataaTTATTGCATCGGGCGAAACAATTCGTCTGTCGTCATTGCATCGGGGCTTTCATTCAACCATGTGAAATATCCGGCAGAAGGTTAGATCTGCAGCATGGTGCTActgttcttattttttttcaaatcaaaaCTGTAAAAGACCGACAAAGAGTATCTCAACCAAGACTAATCTCAGAGCCTTGAGTTATATTTAATAAGGACCTTGGTCACCAACGCAGACAcatcttcttctccaaaatctctAGGCACTGGCAAATACTAAGCTCCCTTCTGCTCCAACAATGGTGCTCAAGCTGCATGGACTTTCTGTGTCGACCTGCACAGCTCGCGTCGTCGCTTGTCTCCACGAAAAAAGCGTTGATTTCGAGCTTGTCCCCGTTGATCTTTTCGCCTGCGAAAACAAGCAGCCTGAGTTTCTTGCCAAGAATGTAcattttttcattcatttcCAAACATTTTACAAATCTCCATGATTTTTGCagttgtatatatatagaagCTCATTGTATTTTCTCCATCATGTTCATGCAGCCCTTTGGCCTGGTTCCAGTATTAGAAGACGATGGCATCACACTTTTCGGTAAGTGCTTAATCTTGGCTGTCGATTTTCACACTCGTTCTTAGCCTCCTGCACTTCTTCTGACCGTAGAAAAAATTAGCGTAAAATATTTAGTTAGAACTTCTTCATTTGTCGCACCAGAATCTAGGGCAATCACAGCATATGTAGCTGAAAAATTCAAGGAAACGGGACACGATCTCGTTCGTCGCGAAAACTTCAAAGAAGCTGCATTGGTGAAGGTATGGACAGAAGTGGAATCCCAACAATACAACCCTTCAATCGAACCGATTATTTTCGAGTTTTTCGCAAAGCCTGTGGTAGGAATCGAACCAGATCAAACGGTGATCGATGCAAGTTTAGAGAAGCTGAAGAAGGTGCTCGACGTGTATGAAGCCAGGTTGAGCAGCAACAAGTTCCTAGCTGGTGATTTCTACAGCCTGGCTGACCTGCACCACTTTCCGGGCACCTTTTATTTCATGAAGACGCCTTGGTCTTCGTTGGTCGACGATCGTCCTCGCGTCAAGGCGTGGTGGGAGGAGATTTCAGCTCGGCCGGCCTCCAAGAAGGTGGCTGAGGGTATGAATTTTGGTGAAGTTTGAAGATGAATTGTTGTAACGGGTCTGCTGACATTGTTTGAGACGATGTTTTGGTTCGTATCTTCATTGATTGTAGCCGAATAATTTAATTAGTACAAGATGTTGTGTGCTCAATTTATCGAGCTACATTTTAAACGATAGAGTTAGTGGGTTAAATTCTTAGTTGTTaagaagaagggagagaagaaGATGATCAAACTGTCACTGCGGTAAAGTGTCATCTGCAATGTGTTACATTGAGAACACATAGATATGTCATTTCACTCCGAGTAAGGTTTAACCTTCCATGCTTTCAACTTATTAGATGAGATTGGATAGATATAGAGTCGATACAAACTGTGTCAGACAAATTGACATCGA
Encoded proteins:
- the LOC103430219 gene encoding glutathione S-transferase F13-like; translation: MVLKLHGLSVSTCTARVVACLHEKSVDFELVPVDLFACENKQPEFLAKNPFGLVPVLEDDGITLFESRAITAYVAEKFKETGHDLVRRENFKEAALVKVWTEVESQQYNPSIEPIIFEFFAKPVVGIEPDQTVIDASLEKLKKVLDVYEARLSSNKFLAGDFYSLADLHHFPGTFYFMKTPWSSLVDDRPRVKAWWEEISARPASKKVAEGMNFGEV